The Candidatus Melainabacteria bacterium region AGGCGTGTTGTTGTAAAGTACATATTACCAGGGATAATATCACCTGGTTTAATTAACATGCGAGATAAAATATGTTCAGCACCACGTCCTTGATGTGTTGGAACTATATAACGATAGCCGTAATATTTTTGTATTGTTTCTTCAAGATGATAAAAATTCTTACTGCCTGCATAAGCTTCATCTCCTAGCATCATGCCTGCCCATTGCCAGTCACTCATTGCACTTGTGCCACTATCTGTAAGCAAGTCGATATAGACATCTTCTGAGCGTAGGAGAAATGTATTAAAACCTGCAAGAACTATAGCACTTTCACGTTCAGCACGTGTAGTCATCTTCAACGACTCAACAACTTTTACTTTCCATGGTTCTGCCCATGAACGACGAGTAAAAGAAAGTAAAACAAAACTCAAATTACTCCTTCTAGTTTAAGATTTTTTATTTCATCATCTGAATATCCTAAACCTTTTAGCATCTTCTCTGTATCTTCTCCAAGCATTGGTGCATGCTTTTCTATATCAAAGTTAAAATCACTAAACTTAATAGGAAAACCAAATTGAGTTACTTTACCTTCAATTGGGTGTTCTTCAGTAAGAAACATATTTCTTGCTTTAATTTGTTCATTTATTACAGCTTCCTTGAAAGTTAATACTGGTGACACACAGCAATCAACATTCTTAAAATATTCTATCCATTCATTAAGAGTTTTAGTTTTAAATATTTTAGTTAGTTCATCTTTAACTTTTGCTGCTTTATCCCCAGTAACCATGTGATGAGGTATTAAATCCTTTCTATTAATAGTCTCACAAAAGATTCTCCAAAACTTAAGCTCAATAGCAGCAATAGCTAAAAATCTTTCATCAGCTGTTTTGTAGATATTATAACAAGGCACTTTTCCGGTTAATAAATCTGTATTAGAAATATTTTCATCTTTTTCATTCAGAGATCTCAGGCTTGATAATTCTGTAGCCTGGTGTGCTAGTGTTCCATCCATCATAGACACATCTAGATATTGACCTTGTCCAGTAGTTTTCTTATATACCAATGCAGCTAAAATGCCCATAGTAGCATTAAGTGCACCGCCAACAATATCTGCTATCTGAAAACCTGGTATAGAAGGTTCTCTAATAATACCCAAGTAAGAACAATAATTTAAATCATGGCCTGCTTTGTCGCGATATGGTCCAGTTTGTCCATAACCAGTAATAGAACAATAAACTACTTTTGGATTTTCTTTTTTAACAACACTGTAATCAATGCCTAACTTTTTAGTTACTCCAGGTCTAAAACTTTCTATAACTACATCTGTAGTTTTTAACAATTTTAAAAAAATATTTTTCCCTTCTTCTTTAGTAAGATCTAAAGTCATAGAATATTTATTTCTATTTAGTGCTAAGAAAAAGTTAGAATTAATTTTTTGTATAGGTGGAATAAAGCGGCTATAATCTCCTTTTTTAGGCTCTTCTATTTTTATAACTTCTGCTCCCATATCTGCTAAATGTAAAGTACACATTGGACCTGGCAATAGTCTGCTGAGATCTAATACTTTAATTCCGTTAAGAAGCGTAATTGGCATTTATCAAACTTTTCTAAGAAGTAATTTTAACAATTTCTTCTCCTACTTCTATAAATATTCTTGTTTTTAATTCTTCAATTGGTTTAAAATGTTTTTTGTTCCTAGTTACAAGTGTTAGATTTTTAAGAATAGCTAAAGAAGCTAACAAGCCATCATATTTATGTACATTTAGATAATCATGTTTCTTCACCAAGTTTGCATAAATGTCAAAAACTCTTTTATCAGCTTTAATTGGAATTCTATTAAAGTTAGATAAAAATTTTTTCACTTCTTTCTTTTTCTTAATTTTTGTACCTAGTGGTATTAGTTCTTTTTCATTTATATCACAGTAATAAATAGTTTTTTTATTTTTAGTAATAAATTCTTTTGAATAGTCCAATCCTTTTAAGTAATCAATAAATATGTTGCTATTAAGTAGAAAACTACTCTGCATTAGGATTCCACTCATCAAACTCTTTTTCTAACTCTTGTATGGTTTTTAACCCCCCTGAATTGTTATAAGATGATTTTTTTCTAAGATTATTAATATATTCTACAGAG contains the following coding sequences:
- a CDS encoding CoA transferase, giving the protein MPITLLNGIKVLDLSRLLPGPMCTLHLADMGAEVIKIEEPKKGDYSRFIPPIQKINSNFFLALNRNKYSMTLDLTKEEGKNIFLKLLKTTDVVIESFRPGVTKKLGIDYSVVKKENPKVVYCSITGYGQTGPYRDKAGHDLNYCSYLGIIREPSIPGFQIADIVGGALNATMGILAALVYKKTTGQGQYLDVSMMDGTLAHQATELSSLRSLNEKDENISNTDLLTGKVPCYNIYKTADERFLAIAAIELKFWRIFCETINRKDLIPHHMVTGDKAAKVKDELTKIFKTKTLNEWIEYFKNVDCCVSPVLTFKEAVINEQIKARNMFLTEEHPIEGKVTQFGFPIKFSDFNFDIEKHAPMLGEDTEKMLKGLGYSDDEIKNLKLEGVI
- a CDS encoding PIN domain-containing protein, which encodes MSGILMQSSFLLNSNIFIDYLKGLDYSKEFITKNKKTIYYCDINEKELIPLGTKIKKKKEVKKFLSNFNRIPIKADKRVFDIYANLVKKHDYLNVHKYDGLLASLAILKNLTLVTRNKKHFKPIEELKTRIFIEVGEEIVKITS